Proteins encoded in a region of the Bacillus clarus genome:
- a CDS encoding FtsK/SpoIIIE domain-containing protein, whose amino-acid sequence MLSLLLIPVTFLTVAYFYQSNGMSDKKKIATFFEIAKICVQHKGELQYPIFIKEVEDDISMNYVYKLPLGVPSQLIKKLAEVLEEGLYKPVKISFHQRELHIRVFKQQIPEMWNWSKNLLKEHTWRVMVGKSLDKHTYHDFEKTPHMCVAGMTRFGKTVFLKNVMTSLILQQPRHVKFFIIDLKEGLEFSPYKDLSQVVEIAENPEQALEMLAKVREKMAKQIEGMKNSYFTNIIDTSIKERYFIIVDEGANLCPTQGLPKKQRDVLFMCQEMLSEIARVGGGLGFRLIFCTQYPTSDTLPRQIKQNADAKLGFRLPTAVASQVALDEPGLEDLPSLPGRALFKTDRTEEIQVPYLKDKDMWSLLKQYRVVKRNETSNTQTENETNRDFIHFE is encoded by the coding sequence ATGTTGTCGCTATTATTAATCCCAGTAACCTTTTTAACTGTAGCTTATTTTTATCAAAGTAACGGAATGAGTGATAAGAAAAAAATTGCAACGTTTTTTGAAATTGCAAAGATATGCGTCCAACATAAAGGGGAATTACAATACCCCATTTTTATAAAAGAAGTAGAAGATGACATAAGTATGAATTATGTTTACAAGTTACCACTCGGCGTACCGAGTCAACTTATCAAAAAGTTAGCTGAAGTTTTAGAAGAAGGACTATATAAACCTGTTAAAATATCGTTCCATCAAAGAGAGCTTCATATTCGTGTATTTAAGCAACAAATACCTGAAATGTGGAATTGGTCTAAGAATCTGTTAAAAGAGCATACATGGAGAGTTATGGTGGGGAAATCGTTAGATAAACACACATATCATGATTTCGAGAAAACGCCGCACATGTGCGTAGCGGGTATGACGCGTTTTGGAAAGACAGTATTTCTAAAAAATGTGATGACGAGTTTAATTTTACAACAACCTCGACATGTGAAGTTTTTTATTATTGATCTGAAGGAAGGATTAGAATTTAGTCCTTACAAGGATCTGTCTCAAGTAGTAGAAATAGCTGAAAATCCAGAACAGGCGTTAGAAATGTTGGCTAAAGTACGTGAGAAAATGGCTAAACAAATTGAGGGTATGAAAAATTCTTACTTTACTAATATCATAGATACATCTATAAAGGAGCGATATTTCATCATAGTGGATGAAGGGGCAAATCTTTGTCCGACACAAGGATTACCTAAAAAACAACGTGATGTATTATTCATGTGCCAGGAGATGTTATCTGAAATCGCACGAGTTGGAGGAGGGTTAGGGTTTCGGCTCATATTTTGTACTCAATATCCTACTTCAGACACACTACCAAGGCAAATTAAACAAAATGCTGATGCAAAGCTAGGTTTTCGATTACCAACAGCGGTTGCTTCTCAAGTTGCTTTGGATGAACCAGGTCTTGAGGATCTACCTTCCCTTCCAGGAAGAGCATTGTTTAAAACGGATCGTACAGAAGAAATTCAAGTACCTTATTTGAAGGATAAAGACATGTGGAGTTTACTGAAGCAATACAGGGTGGTGAAACGCAATGAGACATCAAACACTCAAACAGAAAACGAGACAAATCGAGATTTTATCCACTTTGAGTAA
- a CDS encoding DNA polymerase thumb domain-containing protein, whose amino-acid sequence MFDYSKCMNRMIFCIDLCSFFASCACVMRGLDPLKVKLAVVGDVNRKGSIVLAATPELKKLSISTATRLYEIPKDPNIIIVNATMRRFVEISNQITEIYTKYVALEDLHVFSIDECFLDMQQTAHLFGRDPIVIAKRIQKEIYETTGITASIGIAPNLFLSKVALDVESKHSSSRIAMWSYNDVSKKLWEIKPLQKICGIGVATQESLHSMGLFSLKDVANTSKERLIKRFGKVKGEELYHFAYGIDESRIAHKYIPKSTSITKGQILLLEDCYSPNKLKVLILEQIEETCFRLRSMDKCCRTVELGIGYSKYIRGGFKRAITLDQPTCLTEDVYAACLDLLKKFHSGHPVRQIHITLKNLTRDDAIQMSLFEDTSQKDTKRKLAKTMDSIRHKHGKNSIMRGISYIKGATQRERNGKIGGHKS is encoded by the coding sequence ATGTTTGATTACTCAAAATGCATGAATCGAATGATTTTCTGCATAGACCTTTGTTCATTTTTTGCCAGTTGTGCGTGTGTAATGAGAGGATTAGATCCTTTAAAAGTAAAATTAGCTGTCGTTGGGGATGTAAATAGAAAAGGATCTATTGTGCTGGCTGCCACTCCCGAACTGAAAAAACTGAGCATTTCTACGGCAACAAGATTATATGAAATTCCAAAAGATCCAAACATCATTATTGTGAATGCAACAATGAGAAGATTCGTTGAGATTTCAAATCAAATTACAGAGATTTATACCAAGTATGTAGCATTAGAAGATCTACACGTTTTTTCGATAGACGAGTGCTTTCTAGACATGCAACAAACAGCGCATCTATTTGGTCGTGATCCAATTGTAATTGCTAAAAGGATTCAAAAAGAGATATATGAGACAACAGGCATAACAGCCTCGATTGGGATTGCGCCAAACCTATTTCTCTCTAAAGTGGCTCTAGATGTGGAAAGTAAACATTCAAGCTCTAGGATTGCGATGTGGTCATATAATGATGTTTCGAAAAAATTATGGGAAATTAAACCGCTCCAAAAAATATGCGGAATTGGAGTAGCTACACAGGAATCGTTGCATAGCATGGGGCTATTTTCCTTGAAGGATGTTGCAAACACGTCAAAAGAGCGTTTAATTAAGCGATTTGGAAAGGTTAAAGGTGAAGAGCTATATCATTTCGCATATGGCATAGATGAAAGCCGTATCGCTCATAAATACATTCCGAAAAGTACGTCTATAACGAAAGGACAAATCTTATTATTAGAAGATTGTTATAGCCCTAATAAGTTAAAAGTGCTTATTTTAGAACAGATTGAGGAAACTTGTTTTCGCTTACGATCTATGGATAAATGCTGTAGAACGGTTGAGCTTGGGATAGGTTACAGCAAATACATTCGTGGAGGATTTAAACGAGCAATTACCTTGGATCAACCAACTTGCTTAACTGAAGATGTCTATGCCGCTTGTTTAGACTTACTTAAAAAATTTCATTCGGGTCATCCGGTGCGCCAAATACACATCACACTGAAGAATTTGACCAGGGATGATGCAATTCAAATGTCATTGTTCGAAGATACTTCCCAAAAAGATACTAAAAGGAAATTAGCAAAAACAATGGATAGTATACGGCATAAACATGGTAAGAATTCAATTATGAGGGGTATCAGCTACATTAAAGGGGCTACACAAAGGGAAAGAAACGGAAAAATAGGTGGTCATAAATCATAA
- a CDS encoding YolD-like family protein has translation MIDRGMMRWMPFSAIKEQFEGLNELYEKQNEVPMPILDEQKLNLINDIVCCAIAENKQVSISYQKQNKAYSEVGYIHYYDMICKELRIRNQHDNVQYIKINHVADIKYT, from the coding sequence ATGATTGATAGAGGTATGATGCGTTGGATGCCATTCTCAGCAATAAAAGAACAATTTGAGGGATTAAATGAATTGTATGAAAAACAAAATGAAGTACCGATGCCTATTTTAGATGAACAAAAATTAAATCTTATAAATGATATTGTGTGTTGTGCAATTGCTGAAAATAAGCAAGTAAGCATTTCATATCAAAAACAAAACAAAGCATATTCGGAAGTGGGTTATATTCATTACTACGATATGATTTGTAAGGAATTAAGAATTAGGAACCAACATGATAATGTACAGTATATAAAAATTAATCATGTAGCAGATATCAAATATACATAA
- a CDS encoding peptidase G2 autoproteolytic cleavage domain-containing protein, with protein sequence MAPNNQSSRVVGEGTTTNGSPSHVEGFNITAKVSSGPLAHEEGYGTTASGGASHAEGIFTTSSGIASHAEGSGSKAIGRSSHAEGGPGFLKNGKGIQSTAQGEYAHAEGGGGQASGDTSHAEGNLTISGGNMSHAEGNLSTASGNAAHAEGKRTAASGLASHAEGESTDAIGEVSHAEGRDTIAFMDAAHAEGERTTASGLASHAEGERTTAIGYFSHVEGFQTKSKGKAAHAEGEGTIAESNSSHAEGKGTKASSLYSHAEGFSTLSSGLASHAEGWHTTANRLASHAEGMDTASNLPGSHIMGRFGVTTDNYSWHLANGTSLTNLSLAAKILNNGRGIADNGWIAGNADYAEMFETVDRKPIGFGYFVTLEGKKIRKVKTTDEYILGIVTANPAFLADSGELRWKGKYVTDEWGRVQYHNVVIPVEKDKDGNVIIPERTEKQPILNPDWDHTREYIPRSNRSEWEKVGLFGKLRVRDDGRCQVNGYCKPNADGIATDSHKGYRVMERIGPNQILILFR encoded by the coding sequence ATGGCACCAAATAATCAATCTTCCAGAGTGGTAGGAGAAGGTACTACCACTAATGGAAGTCCTTCTCATGTCGAAGGATTCAATATTACTGCCAAAGTATCCAGTGGACCACTTGCACATGAGGAAGGGTATGGGACAACTGCTAGTGGAGGTGCCTCCCATGCGGAAGGAATCTTTACTACCTCCAGTGGAATTGCTTCCCATGCAGAAGGGTCTGGCAGTAAAGCTATAGGGCGTTCTTCTCATGCTGAGGGGGGACCTGGTTTTCTTAAAAATGGTAAAGGTATACAATCAACCGCTCAAGGAGAATATGCTCATGCGGAAGGAGGAGGAGGACAAGCGTCTGGAGATACCTCTCACGCAGAAGGAAATCTTACCATTTCCGGTGGAAACATGTCCCACGCAGAAGGAAACCTTTCCACTGCCAGTGGAAATGCAGCTCATGCGGAAGGAAAAAGAACTGCTGCTAGCGGACTTGCTTCTCATGCAGAAGGGGAAAGTACCGATGCTATTGGGGAAGTCTCTCATGCAGAAGGAAGAGATACTATCGCCTTTATGGATGCAGCTCATGCAGAAGGAGAAAGAACCACTGCTAGCGGACTTGCTTCTCATGCGGAAGGAGAAAGAACCACTGCTATTGGGTATTTTTCTCATGTGGAAGGATTCCAAACTAAGAGCAAGGGAAAAGCGGCCCATGCGGAAGGAGAAGGTACCATCGCAGAATCTAATTCTTCTCACGCGGAAGGAAAAGGTACCAAAGCCAGCTCTCTTTATTCCCATGCGGAAGGGTTTTCTACCCTTTCAAGTGGACTTGCTTCTCATGCGGAAGGATGGCATACCACCGCCAATCGGCTCGCTTCCCATGCGGAAGGAATGGATACTGCCAGTAATTTACCTGGATCTCATATCATGGGACGTTTTGGAGTTACCACTGATAACTACTCCTGGCATCTCGCAAATGGTACGAGTTTAACTAATTTATCCCTCGCAGCAAAAATTTTGAATAATGGAAGGGGGATTGCTGATAACGGATGGATTGCAGGGAATGCCGATTATGCAGAAATGTTTGAAACAGTTGACAGGAAGCCGATTGGTTTTGGATACTTTGTTACTTTAGAGGGCAAAAAAATAAGAAAAGTCAAAACGACTGATGAGTATATCTTAGGAATTGTAACTGCTAATCCGGCTTTCCTAGCCGACAGTGGAGAATTAAGGTGGAAAGGTAAATATGTAACAGATGAATGGGGGAGAGTGCAATACCATAATGTTGTAATCCCAGTGGAAAAAGATAAAGATGGGAATGTTATCATTCCTGAACGTACAGAGAAGCAACCCATTTTAAATCCTGACTGGGACCATACGAGAGAGTACATTCCACGTTCGAACAGATCAGAATGGGAAAAAGTTGGTTTATTTGGAAAACTCCGTGTAAGAGATGATGGAAGATGTCAAGTTAACGGATACTGTAAACCTAATGCTGATGGTATCGCAACCGATTCCCATAAAGGCTATCGTGTAATGGAACGTATAGGTCCTAACCAGATTTTGATTTTATTTAGATAA
- a CDS encoding helix-turn-helix transcriptional regulator, which yields MSWFGIGKPRSKFGKFIDKHNLTQQEVAERSGVSQGTISRLCKGNAFLPSLKTGSKIIDTLKKLTNKNVDYNDFWL from the coding sequence ATGAGTTGGTTTGGTATAGGAAAACCTAGGAGTAAATTCGGCAAATTTATAGATAAACATAATTTAACTCAACAGGAAGTTGCAGAAAGGAGCGGTGTAAGTCAAGGTACGATTAGTCGCTTATGCAAAGGAAATGCATTTCTTCCATCTTTAAAAACTGGTTCCAAAATTATTGATACTTTAAAAAAGCTAACAAATAAAAATGTAGATTACAATGATTTTTGGCTTTAA
- a CDS encoding replication-relaxation family protein, with product MRHQTLKQKTRQIEILSTLSKLDFATRRQLQAIHCLGSIRNANRVLKDLTPYCHITKIAREHVYYLNKKGRDLLGITREVKKSSQLQHILMRNESWMWLGFPEWKTERSIEFSINGQRYQMIPDATYFEDNVPHFVEIDRMQHMKANEHKIQLYGHITDIYKRQNAIVPVIIFFTLSDYRQSKLEQYAIKQNVFMRTYVMDDIF from the coding sequence ATGAGACATCAAACACTCAAACAGAAAACGAGACAAATCGAGATTTTATCCACTTTGAGTAAGTTGGATTTTGCAACTAGGAGGCAATTACAAGCCATCCACTGCCTAGGAAGTATTAGAAATGCAAATCGTGTACTAAAGGATCTGACTCCGTATTGTCATATTACTAAAATAGCTCGTGAGCATGTATATTATTTAAACAAAAAGGGACGTGATTTATTAGGAATTACAAGAGAAGTAAAGAAAAGTAGTCAATTACAGCACATATTAATGAGAAACGAAAGCTGGATGTGGCTTGGATTTCCAGAATGGAAAACAGAAAGATCTATAGAGTTTTCAATTAATGGTCAACGGTATCAGATGATTCCTGACGCAACGTATTTTGAAGATAATGTTCCCCATTTCGTTGAAATAGATCGTATGCAACATATGAAGGCAAACGAACATAAAATACAGTTATATGGCCATATAACAGATATCTATAAAAGACAGAATGCTATTGTTCCAGTTATTATCTTTTTTACATTATCAGACTATCGACAATCAAAGTTGGAGCAATACGCTATAAAACAAAATGTATTTATGAGAACCTATGTGATGGATGATATTTTTTAA